One Anastrepha obliqua isolate idAnaObli1 chromosome 6, idAnaObli1_1.0, whole genome shotgun sequence DNA window includes the following coding sequences:
- the LOC129250490 gene encoding uncharacterized protein K02A2.6-like gives MAEQEELMKLLQMQSKLLEQLTQRSKQPVENSKEQLMESLAKSIAEFCYNATNALTFDTWYARHEDVFLVDGKDLDEASRVRLLMRKLNPIAYNNKNQQEDLVSYAARVNAQCEKFRLSELSADQFKCLIYVFGLQAHTEADIRIKILAKLEEDSQQTLNSLVSHAQKFINLKKDTAMVEETKAVIANAIHANTRQSKNDATKNSKTNKAKIPKTPCWNCGDMHYAKYCTYHNQKCNKCNKYGHKEGYCNSYSASKSKSTKPQRHKQQQTSNKGHNSCLQVNSITHVNRRKHTTVSIKPIETATSSFPSCDVRMQVDTASDVSLIGKSTWIQMGQPGIRLENKYVTSASKDKIQLLAEFSCEARLSGEELTDQQSTILKHIQQDYLDIFKPNLESCSTVTSALHLKPDAKPIFRAKRPVAYSMLPYIEEELNRLHQLGVITPVEFSEWAAPIVAVKKPSGKVRICGDYSSGLNAWLEPHQYPLHTPEEIYAKVAGSHCFTVIDLSDAYLQIPVTAESAKLLTINTHMGLFTFNRLAPGIKSAPGVFQQIMDTILAGIDDTVAYIDDIIIGGATFEKHVGNLHKVAQQLQKYKFRVQFDKCKFFAAQVKYLGNILSKTGIKPDPTKISQILALPEPKNVSEVRAFLGSVNYYGKFIAEMSKVRAPLDKLLHKNEKFNWNADCQKAFQQFKRILNSDLMLTHYNPNLPLKVAADASNRGIGAFICHVFPDGSEKVIQHASKVLTDAEQKYSQIEKEALALVFALKKFHRFIFGRKFTLCTDHKPLIAIFGKNKGIPTYAANRLQRWALILMMYDFNIQYIKITEFGCVDMLSRLIANHTKQDEDMVIACTQMEEEMNTIIEDQCEKLPVSFEMIRKATKQCSTAQAVINALSNGWKQEITPELQPFYARKDALSVIQECLMFHERIVIPKKLQPRILRQLHRGHPGRERMKLLARSYVYWPGMDEDIVSYSRNCQLCESTAKMPVKHTLRSWPLATKPMERLHIDIAGPCNGFYYFVIVDAFSKWPEIFQIENITTQTIISKLNETLSRYGDCDTLVSDNGTQFTSGAFEQFVTSRGIQHIRTSPYHPQSNGQAERFVDTLKRALKKLKMEGTDSENLQTFLQTYRSTPNPNVVEQLPRFNEENQPVLQPETVEVAPLVETTSSGSNAHAETNRGTSTSRRIRRPPAYLNEYDTS, from the exons ATGGCAGAACAAGAGGAACTTATGAAACTGTTGCAGATGCAAAGCAAATTACTGGAGCAATTGACTCAAAGATCAAAGCAGCCAgtagaaaattcaaaagaaCAGTTGATGGAGTCATTGGCAAAAAGCATAgcagaattttgctataatGCCACAAACGCACTCACATTCGACACGTGGTATGCACGTCACGAAGACGTTTTCTTGGTCGATGGCAAAGATTTGGACGAAGCATCACGTGTTCGCCTCTTAATGAGGAAGCTAAATCCAATTGCGTATAACAA TAAGAATCAACAGGAAGACCTGGTATCGTATGCAGCCAGGGTCAATGCTCAATGTGAAAAATTTAGACTGTCGGAACTTTCGGCAGATCAATTCAAATGCCTCATCTATGTCTTTGGGTTGCAAGCACACACAGAAGCCGACATTCGTATAAAAATATTGGCAAAACTAGAAGAAGATTCACAGCAAACATTAAACTCTCTGGTGAGCCATGCGCAAAAATTCATCAATCTAAAGAAAGATACAGCAATGGTGGAAGAGACAAAAGCCGTAATAGCCAACGCAATACATGCAAATACACGCCAAAGCAAGAACGATGCaactaaaaatagcaaaacaaataaGGCGAAGATTCCAAAAACACCCTGTTGGAATTGCGGAGACATGCACTatgcaaaatattgtacatatcACAATCAAAAGTGTAACAAGTGCAACAAATACGGTCATAAGGAGGGGTACTGTAATTCATACAGCGccagcaaaagcaaaagcacaaAACCTCAGCgacacaagcaacaacaaacgaGCAACAAAGGTCACAACAGTTGCTTACAAGTAAATTCAATAACGCATGTTAATCGACGCAAACACACAACAGTAAGCATAAAGCCGATAGAAACCGCAACTTCATCGTTTCCGTCGTGTGATGTCAGAATGCAGGTGGACACCGCCTCGGACGTCTCGCTAATCGGAAAGTCCACATGGATACAAATGGGTCAACCGGGAATACGGTTGGAGAACAAATACGTTACCAGCGCATCAAAAGATAAAATTCAACTACTAGCCGAATTTTCTTGTGAAGCTAGGCTAAGCGGGGAA GAGTTGACTG ATCAACAATCTACTATTTTGAAGCATATACAGCAAGACTATTTGGACATATTCAAGCCAAACCTGGAAAGTTGTAGCACAGTTACATCAGCATTGCATCTAAAGCCGGATGCTAAAccaatttttcgcgcaaaaaggCCAGTAGCATATTCCATGCTACCGTACATTGAAGAAGAACTAAATAGATTACATCAATTAGGGGTTATCACCCCTGTAGAATTTTCTGAATGGGCAGCGCCTATCGTAGCAGTGAAGAAACCGTCTGGCAAGGTTCGGATCTGTGGCGATTATTCATCAGGGCTAAACGCATGGTTAGAGCCGCATCAATATCCGCTGCACACGCCAGAAGAAATTTACGCAAAGGTCGCGGGAAGTCATTGTTTTACCGTAATAGACCTATCAGACGCGTATCTACAGATACCCGTCACAGCAGAGTCAGCCAAGCTGCTCACCATTAACACGCATATGGGTCTGTTTACGTTCAATCGACTCGCACCAGGTATCAAAAGCGCTCCAGGAGTGTTCCAACAAATCATGGACACCATATTGGCAGGCATAGATGACACCGTCGCTTACATAGATGACATCATTATAGGCGGTGCAACCTTTGAGAAACATGTCGGAAACCTTCATAAAGTGGCGCAACAGCTACAGAAGTATAAATTTCGGGTCCAGTTCgacaaatgcaaattttttgctgcacaggtAAAATATTTGGGAAACATTTTAAGCAAAACAGGTATAAAACCTGACCCCACCAAAATAAGCCAGATTCTAGCACTACCAGAACCCAAAAATGTGTCAGAAGTCCGAGCATTTCTGGGCAGTGTAAACTATTATGGAAAATTCATCGCAGAAATGTCCAAAGTCAGAGCACCTTTGGACAAATTgcttcataaaaatgaaaagtttaatTGGAACGCTGATTGCCAAAAAGCCTTCCAGCAATTCAAACGCATTTTAAATTCAGATTTAATGCTTACGCATTATAACCCCAATTTACCATTGAAAGTGGCAGCAGACGCCTCCAATAGAGGAATCGGTGCGTTTATTTGTCACGTTTTTCCGGACGGATCAGAGAAGGTTATACAACACGCCTCAAAAGTTTTAACGGATGCAGAGCAAAAGTACTCGCAAATTGAAAAGGAAGCTTTAGCATTAGTTTTTGCGCTAAAGAAGTTCCACAGATTTATTTTTGGACGTAAGTTCACATTGTGCACGGATCATAAGCCGCTAATcgcaatatttggtaaaaataaGGGCATCCCAACGTACGCAGCAAATAGGCTTCAGCGATGGGCACTAATATTGATGATGTACGACTTCAATATCcaatacattaaaataacaGAATTTGGATGTGTAGACATGCTTTCGCGCCTTATAGCAAATCACACAAAGCAAGACGAAGACATGGTGATAGCTTGTACGCAAATGGAAGAAGAAATGAACACGATTATTGAAGACCAATGTGAAAAACTTCCGGTgagttttgaaatgataagaaaagctaCAAAGCAATGTTCAACGGCCCAAGCTGTCATAAACGCATTATCAAATGGATGGAAGCAAGAAATAACACCAGAATTACAGCCATTTTATGCACGGAAAGATGCACTCAGCGTGATTCAAGAGTGCCTAATGTTTCATGAACGCATAGTGATTCCGAAGAAATTACAACCACGAATTTTACGTCAACTACACAGAGGACATCCAGGTAGAGAACGGATGAAATTGTTAGCAAGGAGTTACGTGTATTGGCCTGGTATGGACGAAGATATAGTCTCGTATTCACGAAATTGTCAACTTTGTGAATCAACAGCAAAAATGCCTGTAAAACATACACTACGATCATGGCCGTTAGCAACAAAACCAATGGAACGGTTACACATTGATATAGCAGGACCATGCAATGGTTTTTATTACTTCGTAATCGTAGATGCATTCTCAAAATGgcctgaaatttttcaaatagagAATATCACAACGCAAACAATCATTAGCAAGCTAAATGAAACGCTTTCACGTTACGGAGATTGTGACACACTGGTCTCCGATAACGGCACACAATTTACGAGCGGAGCGTTCGAACAATTCGTAACATCGCGGGGTATTCAACACATAAGGACATCGCCTTATCATCCCCAGTCCAATGGACAAGCGGAACGGTTCGTAGATACACTGAAaagagcattaaaaaaattaaaaatggaaggAACGGATTCAGAAAACTTGCAAACATTTTTGCAAACGTATAGATCCACACCAAATCCGAATGTGGTAGAAC AACTACCACGGTTCAATGAAGAAAATCAACCCGTACTACAGCCAGAAACTGTTGAAGTGGCTCCCCTGGTGGAAACCACCTCATCTGGTTCTAATGCACATGCAGAAACAAATAGAGGAACATCAACGAGTCGCAGGATTCGTAGACCACCAGCATATTTGAATGAGTATGATACTTCCTAA